The Halobellus sp. MBLA0158 genome has a window encoding:
- a CDS encoding FAD-binding protein produces MSSHDTDSDAAPTDAPDAADVLVVGGGVAGLTAATFTARAGLDTLVVDAPESILARNAHLENVPGFPGGVDPRRFLDLLREQADESGARRRSGRVADVVASGDGFEVRVEAGDAPAGDGDADADAPAEWSTRADAVIAASWSDVSYLDGLGVEIRDAGSKRYVDVDDLGRTAVEGVYAAGRITEKYHQAVVAAGHGAEVGLTVVHDSETPYYNDWVTPEGYFTDRGREVPPGCEEIDADERERRRAAARDGMRRAFEDPHPEPQRTHPSLVEDDLGRLDE; encoded by the coding sequence ATGTCCTCTCACGACACCGACTCCGACGCAGCGCCGACGGACGCCCCCGACGCCGCGGACGTCCTCGTCGTCGGCGGGGGCGTCGCCGGGCTGACGGCGGCCACCTTCACCGCCCGCGCGGGCCTCGACACGCTCGTCGTCGACGCGCCCGAGAGCATCCTCGCGCGCAACGCACACCTCGAAAACGTCCCGGGCTTCCCCGGCGGCGTCGACCCGCGACGCTTCCTCGATCTCCTGCGCGAGCAGGCCGACGAGAGCGGCGCCCGCCGGCGCTCGGGCCGTGTCGCCGACGTCGTCGCGAGCGGCGACGGCTTCGAGGTCCGCGTCGAGGCCGGCGACGCCCCCGCCGGCGATGGAGACGCAGACGCCGACGCGCCCGCGGAGTGGTCGACCCGCGCGGATGCCGTGATCGCCGCGTCGTGGTCGGACGTCTCCTACCTCGACGGCCTCGGCGTCGAGATCCGCGACGCGGGCTCGAAGCGCTACGTCGACGTCGACGACCTGGGCCGGACGGCCGTCGAGGGCGTCTACGCGGCGGGGCGCATCACCGAGAAGTACCACCAGGCCGTCGTCGCGGCCGGTCACGGCGCCGAGGTCGGGCTGACGGTCGTCCACGACTCCGAGACGCCGTACTACAACGACTGGGTGACGCCGGAGGGCTACTTCACCGACCGGGGTCGGGAGGTCCCGCCGGGCTGTGAGGAGATCGACGCCGACGAGCGCGAGCGGCGCCGGGCGGCCGCCCGCGACGGGATGCGCCGGGCCTTCGAGGACCCGCACCCCGAGCCACAGCGGACGCACCCGAGCCTCGTCGAGGACGACCTGGGCCGACTGGACGAGTAG
- the trkA gene encoding Trk system potassium transporter TrkA: MVGRTARFPASEGVSVAPPAPERCRKRDTASPGTVDTNASGWSSVRVVIVGAGQVGSSIAADLADTHEVVVVDCDADRVEELNYSLDVLGVTGDGTSMATLEEAGIEETDMVIASTDDDETNIVVCSTVKAISDAFTIARVKNTEYLRTWQRSERAFGVDFMVCTNLLAAESIVRMIGLPAARDVDPFAGGKVQMAEFEVDDDSPIADQTVAEADRFDSLTFVAILRNGCVEIARGETVIKPGDRAIVIGSPESVQEFARSVDPEESPGNAEEVVIVGGSEIGYHVARLLESRDFSPRLIEQDTERARELAERLPKTVVMESDATDIEFLEREHVGEADIVVSALDSDEKNLLVSLLARRMGVERTVAIIDADEYVDLFETVGVDVGVSPRSVVAEEITRFTREGEAENVALIESDKAEVLEVEVDGESLLAGRPIRESVQELPESVVIGAITRDREFVTPRGDTVVEVGDHVVVFAGIDVVEDVAPLL, from the coding sequence ATCGTAGGCCGAACCGCGCGATTTCCGGCGTCCGAGGGCGTCTCGGTCGCCCCGCCGGCGCCGGAGCGATGCCGAAAGAGGGATACCGCCTCGCCCGGCACAGTCGATACGAATGCATCGGGGTGGTCGTCAGTGCGCGTAGTCATCGTCGGCGCGGGCCAGGTCGGATCCAGTATCGCGGCCGACCTCGCGGACACGCACGAGGTGGTCGTCGTCGACTGCGACGCCGACCGCGTCGAGGAACTGAACTACTCGCTGGACGTCCTCGGCGTGACCGGCGACGGGACGTCGATGGCGACGCTCGAAGAGGCGGGCATCGAGGAGACCGATATGGTGATCGCCTCGACCGACGACGACGAGACCAACATCGTCGTCTGCTCGACGGTGAAGGCGATCTCGGACGCGTTCACCATCGCCCGGGTGAAAAACACCGAGTACCTCCGGACGTGGCAGCGCTCCGAGCGCGCCTTCGGCGTCGACTTCATGGTCTGTACGAACCTGCTCGCCGCGGAGTCGATCGTCCGGATGATCGGCCTTCCCGCCGCCCGCGACGTCGACCCCTTCGCCGGCGGGAAGGTCCAGATGGCCGAGTTCGAGGTCGACGACGACAGCCCGATCGCCGACCAGACGGTCGCCGAGGCCGACCGCTTCGACTCGCTGACGTTCGTCGCCATCCTCCGGAACGGCTGCGTCGAGATCGCCCGCGGCGAGACGGTGATCAAGCCGGGCGACCGCGCCATCGTCATCGGCTCGCCCGAGAGCGTCCAGGAGTTCGCGCGCTCTGTCGACCCCGAGGAGTCGCCCGGGAACGCCGAGGAGGTCGTCATCGTCGGCGGCTCTGAGATCGGCTACCACGTCGCGCGCCTGCTCGAATCGCGGGACTTCAGCCCGCGGCTCATCGAACAGGACACGGAGCGGGCGCGCGAACTCGCCGAGCGCCTTCCCAAGACGGTCGTGATGGAGTCGGACGCGACCGACATCGAGTTCTTGGAGCGCGAACACGTCGGCGAGGCCGACATCGTCGTCTCGGCGCTGGACTCCGACGAGAAGAATCTGCTCGTGTCGCTTCTGGCCCGCCGGATGGGCGTCGAGCGCACGGTCGCGATCATCGACGCCGACGAGTACGTCGACCTCTTCGAGACCGTCGGCGTCGACGTCGGGGTGAGCCCGCGGAGCGTCGTCGCCGAGGAGATCACGCGGTTCACCCGCGAGGGCGAGGCCGAGAACGTCGCGCTCATCGAATCGGACAAGGCCGAAGTGCTGGAGGTGGAAGTCGACGGCGAGAGCCTGCTGGCCGGCCGACCGATCCGCGAGTCGGTCCAGGAGCTCCCCGAGAGCGTCGTGATCGGCGCGATCACCCGCGATCGTGAGTTCGTCACCCCGCGCGGCGACACCGTCGTCGAGGTGGGCGATCACGTCGTCGTCTTCGCCGGAATCGACGTCGTCGAGGACGTCGCGCCGCTACTATGA
- a CDS encoding TrkH family potassium uptake protein: protein MTPNLRVDTRASLSLVGSVLKYLAVPLCLPLVVALYYGETVVPFVGTILVTVAVGVGLERLDPDPDLRAREGFLMVAATWLAVAVVGALPYLIEAHGIPMVVEPVHPESTLRNPANALFETMSGFTTTGATVLGDISFESHTRAIMLWRQLTQWLGGMGIVVLAVAILPELSVGGAQLMDAEAPGPGIEKLTPRIAETARALWGAYLGLTVLEIILLYSLNVAGIDQAMTFYNAVAHGLTTMPTGGFSPEARSIEAFSSAAQWIIIPFMIAAGTNFALFWHVLKGEPKRLVRDAEFKFYVGVLATLTAIITAVLFADGLVSAAPAGETFDAAYLETFRAEIVGQLEPSLRYAAFQAASIVTTTGYANMDFNAWGPVAQYLLLFAMFIGGSAGSTGGAVKIVRWYVILKSIRRELFTTAHPEAVRPVRLGGRTIDERAIRGIYGFTLLYLVIFFVGAGILFLDAMRIGVSLSILEVLSATAATLGNVGPGFGVVGPMGSYLAFSNASKLFMFVLMWIGRLEIIPVLVLLTPEYWTR, encoded by the coding sequence ATGACGCCGAACCTCCGCGTCGACACCCGGGCCAGCCTCAGCCTCGTCGGGTCCGTCCTGAAGTACCTCGCGGTGCCGCTGTGTCTCCCGCTCGTCGTGGCGCTGTACTACGGCGAGACCGTCGTCCCCTTCGTCGGGACGATCCTCGTCACCGTCGCGGTCGGCGTCGGCCTCGAACGGCTCGATCCCGACCCCGACCTCCGGGCGCGCGAGGGCTTTCTGATGGTGGCGGCGACGTGGCTCGCGGTCGCCGTCGTCGGCGCGCTCCCCTACCTGATCGAGGCCCACGGGATCCCGATGGTCGTCGAGCCCGTCCACCCGGAGTCGACGCTCCGGAACCCCGCGAACGCGCTCTTCGAGACGATGAGCGGCTTCACGACGACCGGTGCGACCGTGCTCGGCGACATCTCCTTCGAGTCGCACACCCGCGCGATCATGCTGTGGCGCCAGCTCACCCAGTGGCTCGGCGGGATGGGGATCGTCGTCCTCGCGGTCGCGATCCTCCCGGAGCTTTCGGTCGGCGGCGCACAGCTGATGGACGCCGAGGCGCCCGGGCCGGGCATCGAGAAGCTCACGCCCCGGATCGCCGAGACCGCGCGGGCGCTGTGGGGCGCCTACCTCGGGCTGACCGTCCTGGAGATCATTCTGCTGTACTCGCTCAACGTCGCGGGGATCGACCAGGCGATGACGTTCTACAACGCCGTCGCCCACGGGCTGACGACGATGCCGACCGGCGGATTCTCGCCGGAGGCACGGAGCATCGAGGCGTTCAGTTCGGCGGCGCAGTGGATCATCATCCCGTTTATGATCGCCGCGGGGACGAACTTCGCGCTGTTCTGGCACGTGCTCAAGGGCGAGCCGAAGCGGCTCGTCCGCGACGCGGAGTTCAAGTTCTACGTCGGCGTGCTGGCGACGCTGACGGCGATCATCACGGCAGTCCTCTTCGCCGACGGGCTCGTCAGCGCTGCCCCGGCCGGCGAGACGTTCGACGCGGCGTACCTGGAGACGTTCCGGGCGGAGATCGTCGGCCAGCTCGAGCCCTCGCTGCGGTACGCCGCCTTCCAGGCGGCCTCGATCGTCACGACGACGGGGTACGCGAATATGGACTTCAACGCCTGGGGACCGGTCGCGCAGTACCTCCTCCTGTTCGCGATGTTCATCGGCGGCTCGGCCGGGTCGACGGGCGGTGCGGTGAAGATCGTCCGGTGGTACGTGATCCTCAAGTCGATCCGCCGGGAGCTCTTCACCACCGCCCACCCAGAGGCGGTCCGGCCGGTCCGGCTCGGCGGTCGGACGATCGACGAGCGGGCGATCCGCGGGATCTACGGCTTCACGCTCCTGTACCTGGTCATCTTCTTCGTCGGGGCGGGGATCCTCTTCCTCGACGCGATGCGGATCGGGGTGTCGCTCTCGATCCTGGAGGTGCTGTCGGCGACGGCCGCGACGCTCGGCAACGTCGGTCCCGGGTTCGGCGTGGTCGGCCCGATGGGGAGCTACCTGGCGTTCTCGAACGCGAGCAAGCTCTTTATGTTCGTGCTGATGTGGATCGGCCGCCTGGAGATCATCCCCGTCCTGGTGCTGTTGACGCCGGAGTACTGGACGCGGTGA
- a CDS encoding DUF7551 domain-containing protein, whose protein sequence is MVGSTLRDIRRHVDALAAPEGPYAVVCGRTGCEPSPVAGLRFDDRDTAAEAADVTAEYRATLRQYDPQVPFYEPLVHDVEESPPGVATAGRADERLRYLSFCHDVAGAVLEAFSDAGLREVESAAMETYLTLAEVVEDRDDFCLTMLWSMTSELAHRTGRRDQTAVVASAASSLRVPDAAATLRPDEGVEATMTHLDRVGFVDGYRVARADGTGWRVTIDDYALAERTGRLPTLPIAIALAQRLPETPFRLAEATPLGDRSWRLRVEPGRVPAGLASVDARDDEQLYDTDSEY, encoded by the coding sequence ATGGTCGGGTCGACGCTCCGGGACATCCGCCGGCACGTGGACGCGCTCGCCGCGCCCGAGGGACCCTACGCCGTCGTCTGCGGCCGGACCGGCTGTGAGCCCTCGCCGGTCGCCGGCCTGCGGTTCGACGACCGCGACACCGCGGCCGAGGCGGCCGACGTGACCGCCGAGTACCGCGCGACGCTCCGGCAGTACGACCCGCAGGTGCCCTTCTACGAGCCGCTCGTCCACGACGTCGAGGAGTCCCCGCCGGGCGTCGCGACGGCCGGCCGCGCCGACGAGCGCCTGCGGTATCTCTCGTTCTGCCACGACGTCGCGGGCGCGGTGCTCGAAGCCTTCTCGGACGCGGGCCTCCGCGAGGTCGAATCGGCGGCGATGGAGACCTACCTGACGCTCGCGGAGGTCGTCGAGGACCGCGACGACTTCTGTCTCACGATGCTGTGGAGTATGACGAGCGAACTGGCCCACCGGACCGGTCGGCGGGACCAGACCGCGGTCGTCGCCTCGGCGGCGTCCTCGCTCCGCGTGCCCGACGCGGCCGCCACGCTGCGACCCGACGAGGGCGTCGAGGCGACGATGACCCACCTCGACCGGGTCGGCTTCGTCGACGGCTACCGCGTCGCCCGCGCCGACGGGACGGGCTGGCGGGTCACGATCGACGACTACGCGCTCGCCGAGCGCACCGGCCGGCTCCCGACGCTCCCGATCGCGATCGCCCTCGCCCAGCGGCTCCCCGAGACGCCGTTCCGGCTGGCGGAGGCGACCCCGCTGGGCGACCGCTCCTGGCGGCTCCGCGTCGAGCCGGGTCGGGTGCCCGCGGGGCTCGCCTCCGTCGACGCCCGCGACGACGAGCAGCTCTACGACACCGACTCCGAGTACTGA
- a CDS encoding type II toxin-antitoxin system RatA family toxin encodes MDELVVSTVVYLPAEEVYEFLIDFPRYARYSEHLRDVTRRRGDGGAGTRYAMRFAWWKLTYTVESEVTEVERPERIEWRTVRNLDAGGRWRIEALDEVPEGAPAGTDAATRVSFEVAYDPDSANEGGIDLPRFVSFGWVIDRLKPAITNEAERVVERVVEDLEGRRRAVDLSVERRS; translated from the coding sequence GTGGACGAACTCGTCGTCAGCACCGTCGTCTACCTCCCGGCCGAGGAGGTCTACGAGTTCCTGATCGACTTTCCCAGATACGCCCGCTACTCCGAGCACCTGCGGGACGTCACGCGGCGCCGCGGCGACGGCGGCGCCGGGACCCGCTATGCGATGCGCTTCGCGTGGTGGAAGCTCACCTACACCGTCGAGTCGGAGGTGACAGAGGTCGAGCGGCCGGAGCGGATCGAGTGGCGGACGGTCCGGAACCTCGACGCCGGCGGGCGCTGGCGGATCGAGGCGCTCGACGAGGTGCCCGAGGGCGCCCCCGCCGGGACCGACGCGGCGACCCGCGTCTCCTTCGAGGTCGCGTACGACCCCGACTCGGCCAACGAGGGCGGGATCGACCTCCCGCGGTTCGTCTCGTTCGGGTGGGTGATCGACCGGCTCAAGCCCGCGATCACGAACGAGGCAGAGCGCGTCGTCGAGCGCGTCGTCGAGGACCTCGAAGGGCGCCGGCGGGCGGTCGACCTCTCCGTCGAGCGCCGATCGTAG
- a CDS encoding Rrf2 family transcriptional regulator, whose product MPTPELSSSQKRILRSLVDLAGGSDQVVRGERIADEIDRNPGTIRNQMQSLRALQLVEGIPGPKGGYKPTADAYEALDIERMDEPAQVPVEQNGGTVEGVNVEEIDLATVHHPDLCRAEVRFRGSVRTFSESDHVTVGPTPSTGLRLSGTVDAVNADENTLILTVRQMNTPAGQSAG is encoded by the coding sequence ATGCCGACCCCAGAGTTGAGTTCGAGTCAGAAGCGGATCCTCAGATCGCTCGTCGACCTCGCCGGCGGCTCCGACCAGGTGGTGCGGGGCGAGCGGATCGCCGACGAGATCGACCGCAACCCCGGGACGATCCGGAACCAGATGCAGAGCCTCCGCGCGCTCCAGTTGGTCGAAGGCATCCCCGGCCCGAAGGGCGGGTACAAACCGACCGCGGACGCCTACGAGGCGCTCGACATCGAGCGGATGGACGAGCCCGCACAGGTGCCGGTCGAGCAGAACGGCGGGACCGTCGAGGGCGTCAACGTCGAGGAGATCGACCTCGCCACGGTCCACCATCCGGACCTGTGCCGCGCGGAGGTGCGGTTCCGCGGGTCCGTCCGGACGTTCTCGGAGAGCGACCACGTGACCGTGGGACCGACCCCGTCGACCGGCCTGCGGCTGTCGGGCACGGTCGACGCCGTGAACGCCGACGAGAACACGCTCATCCTCACTGTGCGGCAGATGAACACGCCCGCGGGGCAGTCGGCCGGCTGA